The following nucleotide sequence is from Dyella sp. BiH032.
CGTTGACCATGCCCGAGTCGATGGCGCGGACCTGGCCGTCGTCGTCCAAGTACTGGAACAGCCGCTGCCCGGGGAGATGCTGCAAACGGCGCACCAGGCGCGCGAGGCGCTGATCGTTCAGGACCACCTCGCTCTGCTTGCCGCTCTTCGCGCGGAAGCTCAGGCGAAGCCGGCCGGATTCGACGCGTGCGTGGCGCGCGCGCAGCGTCGTCAATCCGTAGTTGCCGTTTTCCTGGACGTAGCTTTCGTTGCCCACGCGGATGTGCGTACGGTCGAGCATGCGCACGACCAAGGCGAGGACTTTCTCCTTGGGCCAGCCGGACCGGGCGAGGTCCGCGCTGACTTTCCGCCGGATGCGCGGCAGGGCCTTGCCGAACGCGCAGATGTGCACGAACTTGCCTTCGTCGCGCACGCGCCGCCAGCGCGGGTGATAACGGTATTGCTTGCGTCCGCGCGCATCGCGTCCCGTGGCCTGCAGGTGGCCGCGCGGGTGGGCGCAGATCCAGACATCGACGTAGGCGGGCGGAATGGCGAGGCGGCGGATGCGCTCCAGCTCGGCCGCATTCGTGACGCGCCGTCCGCGCGCGTCGACGTAGAAGAAGCCTTTGCCGCGCCGTCGCCGCCGCAGGCCAGGCTCGTCGTCGCGTACGTAGATCAGGCCCTCGGCCTTGGCGTCGGCTTCCGGCGTCGAGGAGGGCGGCGCACTTCGGCTCGTCATGCGGGCCATGCTTCCAGTGCGTCCGTGAATCGCGCGGTGGATGCGCGTGAATCCGGCGGCAAGGCGCCTGCTGCGAGGCGAGGTCGAGCATGGCTCGCATGTGGGTGCGAGGGTCGCGTGCACGTCGCGCACACATTTTCTCTCCATCGATTTGCCGCTGCGCTAACAAGCATGCACACGTCGCTTAATGGACGTTCCAAACTAGCTTTTGTCTTCCGTAATTTTCACGGTCGAGGCACGCGCCGATGCTTACAACCTCATGCGTCGCCATGCAGCGGCAGGAGGAAAACCATGGACAAGAATCGCATCGAAGGTACCAAGCACCAGGTCAAGGGCGCCATCAAGGAAGGCGTCGGCAAAGTCACCGACAATCCGGTGAAGGAAGCGGCCGGCAACCTCGAAAAGAACGCCGGCAAAGTGCAGAAGGAAATCGGCAAGGAAAACGATCGCCAGCGCGATCTCGACCGTCATCACTGATCAGCGGGAGGGCGGGGCGGCGCGTGCCGCCGCCTCGCCGCGACGGGACGTCACAACGCCCTGTCGGGTAAGTGGCCGTCGGGGTCTTGTCCGGGGGAATCCCGGCTTTCGATCTACCCGAAAGTTTATTGCCACGGCCATCATCGACGACTAGCATGGCTGCGCCATTCCTGGCCGGGCGATTCCCATGAATGCTTCGCAAGAGTTCCTTCAACTCTTTGCGGCAGTCCAACAGCTGCGTGCACGCCAGACGCCCGAACCGGCGGCGCTGGCCACCATCGTGCGTACCCAGGGGTCGACCTTCCGTCGCGCCGGCGCGAGCATGCTGGTGCATGCCGACGGCGAGGTTACCTGCGCCCTGGCGGGCGGTTGTCCGCAACGCGACATCGTGTTGCGCGCGCAACGCGTGATGGAAGCGCGCGCCGCGGCAGTAGTGCCCTACAACCGCGAATCGAACCTCGATCTGCTGATGGAAGTGGGGTGCGGCGGCGAACTGGACGTGCTCATCGAGCCGCTGGTCCAGCCGCGCGACTTCCATTTCCTGGACGAGCTGGCGCGCTTGCACGATGACCGTTCCCACGGGACCGTCGCCACGGTGTTTTCGCGCGATGACGCGGCGCCGATGCCGCGGCCGTGGCGGCTGATCCGTCACGCCTCTGGGCGCTGGACCGATATTCCGTCGTCGGCGCTGGCCGAGCGCATCGATGCGATGGCCGAAACAGCGAACAGCGGAACGGCCTTCGTCGAACGCGCCGAGGTCGACGGCTCGCCGCTGGAAGTCCTGATCGAACCGTGGCGGCCGAAACCGGCGCTGGTCATCGTCGGCTACGGCGAGGGCGCCGTGGCGCTGGCGCGGCTGGCGCGCGGACTGGGCTGGCAGGTCGCCGTGGTCGATCATTTGCCGGCCACGCCCATGCCGCCGCGGCTCGATGGCCTGGCCAGCTGGCTGCATGCCGCGCCCGAGGCGCTGCCGCGGGCGTTTCCCTTCGACCGGCGCACCGCGGTGGTCGTCATGACCCATCATGCGGAGCGCGACCTGGCCTATGTCAGGGCGCTGGCGCCGCTGTCCCTCGCTTATCTTGGCGTGCTCGGTTCGCGCGAGCGCGCGCGCCGCATCCATGACGCCGTCCCGCAGACGGCGACCGCGATCCATGCGCCGGCCGGCCTGGATATCGGTTCGGAGACGCCGCAGGAGATCGCGCTTTCCATCGCGGCCGAAATCATGGCCGCGCTGAATGCCGGATCAGGGCGGCGGCTTAGCCACGTGCGAGGTCCCATCCACGCATGAACCGCGGCCGCGCCATCGGTGTCGTGCTGCTCGCTGCCGGCGAGGCCTCGCGCTACGGCGCGGCGAAGCAATTGCTCGTCGTCGACGGCGAGCCGATGGCGCGCCGCATGGCGCGCGCCGCGCTGGCGGTGTCGCCCTGGGTGACCGTGGTGATCGGCGCGCATGGCGAAGCGGTCGCGCACGCGCTGCATGGTCTCGCGGCGGAAACGGTGCTCCACGCCCGGTGGCCGGACGGCATGGGCAGTTCGCTGGCCTTCGGCGTGCGGCATATGCGCCGGCGCCGCGCCGCGCTCGATGCCATCGTCATCTGCCTCGCCGACCAGCCGGCCATCGGTGCGACGCATCTGCGCGCGCTGGTTGCAGCGTCGGAAGCCGCGCCCGCATCGATCGTGGCGTCGGCCCACGGCGATGGCGTGCAAGGCGCGCCCTGCCTCTTCCCGGCGCGCTTCTTCGACGAACTGGAAGCGCTGGACGGGCCGGAAGGTGCGCGCCGCCTGCTGCTTCGCCATGCCGGCGAGGTGCATGGCGTGCCCATGCCCGAGGCCCGGATCGACATCGATACACCGCACGACTACCGCCGCTGGCAGGCCGCCCATGCCGGATAGCGCACGTCGTCGCCCATTCACCACGCCCATGCCAACGCGGAGGCAACCATGTTCGTCTTGAACGTCAACGGAGAATCGAAGTCGGTCGAGGTTCCGGACGACATGCCCCTGCTGTGGGTGCTGCGCGACGTGATCGGATTGACCGGCACCAAGTTCGGCTGCGGCATCGCCCAATGCGGGGCCTGCACCGTGCACCTGGACGGCGCCGCCGTGCGCTCATGCGTGCTGCCCGTGGCCGCGGCCGTGGGCAAGGCCATCACCACCATCGAGGGTGTCGGCGCCACCGCCGTCGGCAAGAAGGTGCAGCAGGCCTGGCTGGACATCGAGGTGGTGCAGTGCGGCTACTGCCAGCCGGGCCAGATCATGTCGGCCACCGCCTTGCTGGCCGCGACGCCGGAACCGAGCGATGCGGAGATCGACGTGGCGATGGCGGGGAACATCTGCCGCTGCGGCACCTACGTGCGCATCCGCGATGCGATCAAGCAGGCGGCCACCGGCAAGAAGCTGGTGCCGCAGACCCTTCCGAACGAAGCGCCGGCATCCACGGCCGCCGTCTTGCCGTTCGTCCGCGTGGAGGGCGTGGCATGAACCAGCGACCCGATCTGCCGTTCGGCGAAGACGGCCCGAAGAACCCGTCGCGGCGCCAGGCGCTGAAGATGGGCGGATTGGTGGTGGCGTTCCTGTGGCTCGGGGGCGGCGCGAAAGTGCTGGGCCGCGTGGTGGCCGGCCGGATCGAGGCCGGCGATGCCGCGTTCGCGCCCAATGCCTTCATCCGCGTCGGCACCGACGGCGCGGTGCAACTAGTGATGCCGAGCATCGAGATGGGGCAGGGCGCCTACACCGGACAGGCCACGCTGCTGGCCGAGGAAATGGATCTGGGGCTGGACCAGATCACCGTCGAGCATGCGCCGCCCAATCGCAAGCTCTACGCCAATCCGCTGCTGGGCGAGCAGGCCACCGGCGGCTCGACCACGATCCGCTATTGCTGGACCACCATGCGCCAGGCCGGCGCCGCCGCGCGCACCTTGCTGGTCAACGCGGCGGCCGCGCGCTGGAAGGTGGACCCGGCCGAGTGCACCGTGGCGCGCGGCGTCATCCATCACCAGGGCAGCGGGCGCAGCGTGGGCTACGGCGACGTCGCCAACGCCGCGGCGCAGCTGCCGGTGCCGGAAAAGGTGAAAGAGAAGGACGCCAGCGCGTTCGCGCTGATCGGCAAGCCGATGCGCCGCGTCGACACGGCGGGCAAGGTGGACGGCTCGCTGCCGTTCGGCATCGACATCCGCGTGCCGGACATGAAGATCGCCACCGTGCGCGCCTGCCCCGTGTTCGGCGGCAAGCTGGTGTCGGTGGACGAAACGCGCGCGAGGCAGGTGCCCGGCTTCGTCGCCGTGCTGAAGCTCGACAATGCGGTCGCCGCGGTCGGCGAACATTTCTGGGCCGCCAAGCAGGCGCTGGAGGCGCTGGACATCGTCTGGGACCACGGCCCCAACGCGCACTTTTCCACCGAGCAGCTGTTCAAGGACCTGGCGGACGCATCGAAGAACGGCACGCCCATTCTTGGGCGCGAAGTGGGACACGTGGACGGCGCCAAGGGCAAGGTGATCGAGGCGATCTACGAGCATCCGCTGCTGGCGCATACCACCATGGAGCCGCTGAACGCCGTGGTCCACGTGCGCCCCGACGGCTGCGAGATCTGGACCGGCACGCAGGTGCCGGCGCGCGGTGTGGACGTGGCGGCGAAGATCACCGGGCTGCCGCCCGAGTCCATCGTGCTGCACAACCAGTACATGGGCGGCGGCTTCGGCCGGCGCCTGTTCGAGGACCCGATCGAGCAGGCCGTGGCCTTCGCACGGCAGGTGGGCTACCCGCTGAAGGTGGTGTGGACGCGCGAGGAAGACCTGGCGCAGGACCGCTACCGACCTGCCTACTACGACCACATTTCGGCCACGCTCGATGCCGACGGCAAGCCCGTGGCGTGGCGGGACCGCGTGGCCGGTGCGTCGGTGCTGGCGATCTTCGCGCCGGCCGCGATGGGCAAGAACGGCCTGGATTCCGACACCGTCGAAGGTGCCGACCAGCCGCCTTACGACCTGCCCAACCTCAAGGTGGAATGGGTGCGGCACGACATGCCGGCGGGCCTGCACGTGGGCTGGTGGCGCGGCGTGGGGCCGACCCACAACATCTTCACCGTCGAGGGTTTCGTCGACGAGCTGGCGTTCGCCACGGGCAAGGATCCGGTGGAGTACCGCCGCGGCCTGCTCAAGAACAACCCGCGCGCGCTCGCCGTGCTGAACCTGGCCGCGGAGAAGGCCGGCTGGGGCAAGGACAAGCTGCCGGCGCGGGTCGGACGCGGCGTCGCGCTCGCGGCGCCGTTCGGCAGCTATCTGTGCGTGATCGTGGAGGCGGAGGTCTCGCCGCAGGGCGAGGTGAAGTTGCGGCGCGCCGTCGCCGCGGTGGACTGCGGCGTGGCGGTCAACCCGAACACGGTGGAAGCGCAGGTGCAGGGTGGCCTGATCTTCGGCTGGAGCACCGCGCTGTACAGCGGCATCACCATCAAGAACGGCGTGGTGGAACAGCGCAATTTCAATGACTACCGGATGATGCGCATCAACGAGACGCCGCCGGTCGAAGTGCACCTCGTCGACAGCAAGGAAACGCCCGGCGGCATCGGCGAGACCGGCACGGTGATGGCGTTCCCCAGCTTGATCAACGCCATCCATGCCGCCACCGGCGTCAGGCTGCGCAAGTACCCGATCGATCGCGCCGCCCTGGTGCAGGGGGGCGAGGCGCTGAAGGCCGTGGTGACCGACGCGCGTGACGAAGCCGCCGCAGCGGCGAGGGGGCAGGCATGAAACTCGTACGCGCCATTCTTGCGCTGGTGGCCATCGTGATCGTCGGCTTCGTGGCCTTCGCCATCTACGCGTGGCTGACCGTGCGCGACGGCAAGGAAACCCAGGCGCCGCAGCCGGCCGCCGCCGGCGCGCCGGCCAGCCTCACGGACCCTGTGGCACGCGGCGAATACCTCACGCGCGCGGCCGATTGCGCGGCTTGCCATACGGTGCCCGGCGGCAAGCCGTTCACCGGCGGCGTCGCTTTCAAGATGCCGTTCGGCACCATCTATTCGACCAACATCACGCCGGACCAGGACACCGGCATCGGCGGCTACAGCGATGAGGCCTTCGTGCGCGCCCTGCATGCCGGCGTGCGCAAGGACGGCCAGCCGCTGTACCCGGCGTTTCCGTACACCTCTTATACGGCGTTGAGCCGCGACGACGTGCTCGCCATCAAGGCCTACCTGTTCAGCCTGCCGCCGGTGAATGCGCCGGCGCGGCCGAACGAGCTGTCCTTTCCCTACAACCAGCGCTGGGCGCTGGCGATGTGGAACGCGCTGTTCCTGCGCAAGGAACGCTTCCAGCCGGTCGAAGGCAAGCCGGAGGCGTGGAATCGCGGCGCTTACCTGGCCACCGCGCTCGGCCACTGCGGCGAGTGCCATACGCCGCGCAATGCGCTGTTCGCGATGAAGTCCGGCCAGGCGCTGTCCGGCGAGGTGCTGCAAGGGTGGCGCGCCTACAACATCACCTCCGACAAGACCTACGGCATCGGCAGCTGGACCGACCAGCAGATCGCCGACTACCTCTCCAAGGGTCATGCGACCGGCCGGGGCACGGCGTCGGGCCCGATGGGCGAGGCGGTGGAGCACAGCCTGCGCTACCTGACCCCCGAGGACATCGGCGCGCTGGTCGCCTACCTGCGCGAGGTCAAGCCGCAGCAAGGTCCTTCCGGCAGCGAAGTGAACGAGCGCCCGCCGCTGGCGCTGGCCTCGACGGCCATGGCGCCGGGCGCGGCCGAGCTGGCCCAGGGCGGCCTGGGCCAGCATCTGTTCCAGGGTGCCTGCGCGGCCTGTCATCTGTGGAACGGCCAGGGACGCCAAGGC
It contains:
- a CDS encoding DNA topoisomerase IB, which produces MTSRSAPPSSTPEADAKAEGLIYVRDDEPGLRRRRRGKGFFYVDARGRRVTNAAELERIRRLAIPPAYVDVWICAHPRGHLQATGRDARGRKQYRYHPRWRRVRDEGKFVHICAFGKALPRIRRKVSADLARSGWPKEKVLALVVRMLDRTHIRVGNESYVQENGNYGLTTLRARHARVESGRLRLSFRAKSGKQSEVVLNDQRLARLVRRLQHLPGQRLFQYLDDDGQVRAIDSGMVNDYLREASGGDFTAKDFRTWAGTVHAIGLLAGIPLGESQRARQESVRQVVCEVASLLRNTPAVCRASYIHPRALSGWEDGSLQQCVPATLGNQRRKLEQAALRFLRSK
- a CDS encoding CsbD family protein; this translates as MDKNRIEGTKHQVKGAIKEGVGKVTDNPVKEAAGNLEKNAGKVQKEIGKENDRQRDLDRHH
- a CDS encoding XdhC family protein, translating into MNASQEFLQLFAAVQQLRARQTPEPAALATIVRTQGSTFRRAGASMLVHADGEVTCALAGGCPQRDIVLRAQRVMEARAAAVVPYNRESNLDLLMEVGCGGELDVLIEPLVQPRDFHFLDELARLHDDRSHGTVATVFSRDDAAPMPRPWRLIRHASGRWTDIPSSALAERIDAMAETANSGTAFVERAEVDGSPLEVLIEPWRPKPALVIVGYGEGAVALARLARGLGWQVAVVDHLPATPMPPRLDGLASWLHAAPEALPRAFPFDRRTAVVVMTHHAERDLAYVRALAPLSLAYLGVLGSRERARRIHDAVPQTATAIHAPAGLDIGSETPQEIALSIAAEIMAALNAGSGRRLSHVRGPIHA
- a CDS encoding nucleotidyltransferase family protein, which codes for MNRGRAIGVVLLAAGEASRYGAAKQLLVVDGEPMARRMARAALAVSPWVTVVIGAHGEAVAHALHGLAAETVLHARWPDGMGSSLAFGVRHMRRRRAALDAIVICLADQPAIGATHLRALVAASEAAPASIVASAHGDGVQGAPCLFPARFFDELEALDGPEGARRLLLRHAGEVHGVPMPEARIDIDTPHDYRRWQAAHAG
- a CDS encoding 2Fe-2S iron-sulfur cluster-binding protein, coding for MFVLNVNGESKSVEVPDDMPLLWVLRDVIGLTGTKFGCGIAQCGACTVHLDGAAVRSCVLPVAAAVGKAITTIEGVGATAVGKKVQQAWLDIEVVQCGYCQPGQIMSATALLAATPEPSDAEIDVAMAGNICRCGTYVRIRDAIKQAATGKKLVPQTLPNEAPASTAAVLPFVRVEGVA
- a CDS encoding xanthine dehydrogenase family protein molybdopterin-binding subunit, translated to MNQRPDLPFGEDGPKNPSRRQALKMGGLVVAFLWLGGGAKVLGRVVAGRIEAGDAAFAPNAFIRVGTDGAVQLVMPSIEMGQGAYTGQATLLAEEMDLGLDQITVEHAPPNRKLYANPLLGEQATGGSTTIRYCWTTMRQAGAAARTLLVNAAAARWKVDPAECTVARGVIHHQGSGRSVGYGDVANAAAQLPVPEKVKEKDASAFALIGKPMRRVDTAGKVDGSLPFGIDIRVPDMKIATVRACPVFGGKLVSVDETRARQVPGFVAVLKLDNAVAAVGEHFWAAKQALEALDIVWDHGPNAHFSTEQLFKDLADASKNGTPILGREVGHVDGAKGKVIEAIYEHPLLAHTTMEPLNAVVHVRPDGCEIWTGTQVPARGVDVAAKITGLPPESIVLHNQYMGGGFGRRLFEDPIEQAVAFARQVGYPLKVVWTREEDLAQDRYRPAYYDHISATLDADGKPVAWRDRVAGASVLAIFAPAAMGKNGLDSDTVEGADQPPYDLPNLKVEWVRHDMPAGLHVGWWRGVGPTHNIFTVEGFVDELAFATGKDPVEYRRGLLKNNPRALAVLNLAAEKAGWGKDKLPARVGRGVALAAPFGSYLCVIVEAEVSPQGEVKLRRAVAAVDCGVAVNPNTVEAQVQGGLIFGWSTALYSGITIKNGVVEQRNFNDYRMMRINETPPVEVHLVDSKETPGGIGETGTVMAFPSLINAIHAATGVRLRKYPIDRAALVQGGEALKAVVTDARDEAAAAARGQA
- a CDS encoding cytochrome c → MKLVRAILALVAIVIVGFVAFAIYAWLTVRDGKETQAPQPAAAGAPASLTDPVARGEYLTRAADCAACHTVPGGKPFTGGVAFKMPFGTIYSTNITPDQDTGIGGYSDEAFVRALHAGVRKDGQPLYPAFPYTSYTALSRDDVLAIKAYLFSLPPVNAPARPNELSFPYNQRWALAMWNALFLRKERFQPVEGKPEAWNRGAYLATALGHCGECHTPRNALFAMKSGQALSGEVLQGWRAYNITSDKTYGIGSWTDQQIADYLSKGHATGRGTASGPMGEAVEHSLRYLTPEDIGALVAYLREVKPQQGPSGSEVNERPPLALASTAMAPGAAELAQGGLGQHLFQGACAACHLWNGQGRQGEEAALLGARSANDPEAHNLTQVILQGAQGPHGAFMPSFGRAYTDAEVAALGNFVLTHFGGKPAALTADEVAKRRSP